The genomic segment CCGTAGCCGAAGCGCTTGGCGTACGACTCGATGACCCGCCCGACGACGTTGATCTGCCGGCCGGGCCGGACCGCCTTGACCGCCCGGTTCAGCGCCTCCCGGGTCCGCTCCACCAGCAGCCGGGACTCCTCGTCCACGTCCCCGCAGAGGTAGGTGGCGTTGTTGTCGCCGTGCACGCCGCCGATGTAGGCGGTGACGTCCAGATTGACGATGTCCCCGTCGCGGAGCACGGTCGAGTCGGGGATGCCGTGGCAGATGACCTCGTTGACGGACGCGCAGAGCGACTTGGGGTAGCCCCGGTAGCCGAGGGTCGAGGGGTAGGCGCCGTGGTCGCACATGTACTCGTGCGCCACGCGGTCCAGTTCGTCGGTGGTGACGCCGGGCGCGATGTGCCGCGCGGCCTCCTCCATCGCGCGGGCCGCGATGCGCCCGGCGATCCGCATGCGCTCGATCGTTTCGGCGTCCTGCACCTCTGATCCCGTGTACGGGGTGGGGGCGTCCCTGCCCACGTATTCGGGGCGCGGAATGGAGGCGGGTACGGAACGGCGGGGGGACAGCGTCCCGGGGACAAGCAGCGACTGGCCAGACATGCGGCGAGTGTATCCGCGGCCGCTCGGGCAACATGAGCGGCAGAGCGGCCGGAAGGCCGCCCGCGGCGGCCGGGAGCGGCCGCGAGGAGAGGAGCCCTTCGATGGCGCTGTTCAGCAGGAACCGTCCGGCCGGCAAGGCGGGCGAGTGGTACTACTGCCTCAAGCACGGGAAGGTCGAGGAGGGGCCCGAGTGCCCGGCCAAGGACCGCATGGGCCCGTACGGGAGCCGGCCCGAGGCCGAGCACGCGATGGAGACGGCCGCGGAGCGCAACACCGAATGGGAGACCGACCCCCGCTGGCACGACCGGGACGGGACGGAGAACGGTCCGGCCGGCGGCCGGGGCTGAGCCGGGCCGGGCGGCCCGGGCGGCCCGGGCGGCCCACCCGGGTCCGGCCCGCCGGCGCCTGGACTACCAGCCGGACGGCGGCGGGATCATCAGCCCCTCCGCCAGCCGGGAGAGCCGGTCCCGGAAGCGGCGCCGGCCGCGGGGCCCGGGCAGCCCGGTCTCACCGGCCGCCGCGCTCACCAGATGCTGAACGGTGTCGAGGCCGAGCACCCCGGCCGGCGCGGGCCCCGCCCCCGGGGCGGTCAGCGTCTCGTGCGCCAGCGACCGCAGATCCCGGTCGCCGCCGTCGAGGGCCAGCACGGTCGCCCCGGCGCGGCGGGCGCCGCGCACCCGTTCCAGCAGGTGTTCGCCCGGCTCGTCCGGGGTGACGACCAGCAGGGTCTCGCCCCGCCGCACCGCCTCCAGCCGGGCGGGCCCGACCGCCAGATGCGCGGGCGCGCCCGGCCGTACCCGGTGCCGCACCAGCGTGGGGGAGAGCTGCGGGAGTCCGGACCGGGCCGCCTCGTCGTCGAGATGGGCGGCCAGATGCCAGGGCTCGTACCCCGCGCTCCCCACCAGCAGCAGCCCGCCGCCGCGCGGATCGACGGAGCGGCGCAGCGCCCCGGCGAACCACCGGGTGGCGTCCAGCCAGGCCGTCCCGGCGAGCACGTCGCGCAGCAGGGCCACTCGTACGGCGTCCATGCGCGCATCCTGTACCAGCCGCGGAGCCCCGCGCCCGCCGGTCGGGCGAAGTTCCCCCGGACGGGACCGGGCGAGCGGTGCGGACCGCGGGACCCGCCCGGCGGGACGGCTCCCGGCGCCGGGCTGCGGTCTTCCCGGGGGCGGTCCCCCGGGGCATTCCGTCCGGGGCGCGGGAGCGGCGCCGGAGGCGTCGAAGCGCCGGGCCGGGTGTGACAGTATCGCTGTCATGAACTCCACCGACGCAGCGCAGAAGGCCCCCGCCAAGGACCCCTGGGAGCTCCCCGACGTATCCGGCCTGGTGGTCGGCGTCCTCGGCGGCACCGGGGACCAGGGCCGCGGACTCGCCTACCGGCTGGCCCGGGCGGGGCAGAAGGTGATCATCGGCTCGCGGGCCGCCGAGCGTGCGGAGACCGTGGCCCGTGAGCTCGGCCACGGCGTCGAGGGCGCGGCCAACGCCGAGTGCGCCCGCCGCAGTGACATCGTGATCGTCGCGGTGCCGTGGGACGGTCACGCCGCGACCCTCACGGCCCTCCGCGACGACCTCGCGGGCAAGCTCGTCGTGGACTGCGTCAACCCGCTCGGCTTCGACAAGAAGGGCGCCTACGCCCTCAAGCCCGAGGAGGGCAGCGCGGCCGAGCAGGCCGCCGCCCTGCTCCCGGAGTCCCGGGTCACCGCGGCCTTCCACCACCTCTCGGCCGTCCTCCTCCAGGACCCGGCGGTCGAGAAGATCGACACCGACGTGATGGTGCTCGGCGAGGTGCGTGCCGACTGCGAGACCGTCCAGGCCCTGGCCGCCCGCATCCCGGGGATGCGCGGCGTCTTCGCCGGCCGGCTGCGCAACGCCCACCAGGTGGAATCGCTCGTGGCCAACCTGATCTCCGTGAACCGCCGGTACAAGGCCCACGCCGGGCTGCGGATCACCGACGTCTGAGTCCGGCCGCCGCCACGCTCGGTCCACGGCTCCGGCCGTGGTCTCCGCCGCCGTGATCCGCGCCGGCCGGTCCCGGCCGTGAGGGGGTGGGGAGGACGGCGGCGGAGGGGCGTGGGGGACAATGGCCGGGTTCGTCGCACCCGCTCTCCGAGGAGCCGACCGCCATGCCCCGCCTCGCCCTCTTCTCGCTCGCCGTCTGCCTGCTCGCCACCGCCGCGGCGGTGGTCTCCTTCGTCGAGGGGAGCTGGCTGGGCGTCCTCTGGGTCATGATGGCGGGCGTCTCCTCCAACATGGCCTGGTTCCACTTCCGCAAGGACCGGGCCCAGCGCGCGGCGGCGCAGCACACCACGGGCTGACCGTCCGCGTCCGGAAAGGGCGGCTCCGTACTGCGGCATGCCGCCCCGGCCCGTGCCCGGCCGTCCGTGACACGGTCGCGGGACCGCACGCCTTCCGGAGGGACGGATCGCGTGGCCGGACGGAGACGTGCGAGGTCGCCGCGGAGCGCTCGAAGAGCGGCGGGGAGCCGGCCCGGGCCGCTGCTCGACGCGGAGAGCACGGTCCGCGACCACGTGGCGGCGCTCCCCGGTGCTTCCTGGGAACCGTCCGCTGTCACGATTACCCCGGAGAGTGCTGAGTGCCGGAAACCCGGCGAGCGCGTCCGCCGGTCACAGGAGGGGCGCGAGGTCCTCGTAGCGGAACCAGCCACTGTCCGGCTCGCCCTGCCAGAAGCGGAACCACTCCAGGCCCAGCGCCGTCTCGAACTCGCTCACGCCGAGGGCGGCCAGCAGAGCGTCCACCCCACCGAAGAAGACCCGGTTCACCTCCGGCACCCACAGCAGGGCGAAGACCAGCAGCAGCCCGAACGGCGCGATCTGGTCCAGCTGCCGCCGGGCTCCCCGCGACAGCCAGGGCTCGATGACGCCGTAGCCGTCCAGGCCCGGCACCGGCAGGGAGTTGAGGATCGCGGCCGTCACCTGGAGGAGAGCCAGGAAGGCCAGGGCACAGCGGAAGGCGAGCGGTACGCCGCTCAGCGCGTTCAGCCAGAACGGGGCGGTCAGCACCACCGCGAAGATCACGTTGGTGAGCGGCCCGGCCGCCGAGATCAAGCTGTGCCGCAGACGCCCCGGGATGCGCCCCCGCTCGATGAAGACCGCGCCGCCCGGCAGCCCGATCCCGCCCGCGATGAGGAAGAGGATCGGCAGCACGATGCTCAGCAGGGCATGGCTGTACTTCAGCGGGTTGAGGGTGAGATAGCCCTTGGCACCGACGGATATGTCGCCGCTGTGCAGGGCCGTCCGGGCATGGGCGTACTCATGCAGGGAGAGCGAGACGATCCAGCCCGAGAGGACGAAGAGGAACACGAGGAGGCCGGCGCTCACCGGCAGCTCCCCCTGAACCCACATCGCCCAGCCCGAGGCGGCCATGACGGCGGCCAGTGCGAGGAAGACGGGACTGACCCGGTTGTGGCGCGGGACTGCCGGGGTGTTCATGGGGCGACCGTACTGGAGCGGCGCCGGCCGGGTAGACGGCGGCCGGGAGGGGTGCGGAGCGCGCCTCTCCGCCCCGTATCGCGTCAGAGAGACGATTACCGTGACTAGACTGGCGGCCGTGCCCCAACTTCGCCTCGCACTGAATCAGATCGACTCGACCGTCGGCGACCTCGCCGGGAACGCCGAGTCGGTCCTCAACTGGACCCGGCACTCCGTCGAGCAGGGCGCCCACCTCGTGGCGTTCCCGGAGATGGCGCTGACCGGCTACCCCGTCGAGGACCTGGCGCTGCGCCGCTCGTTCGTCGAGGCCAGCCGCGCCGCCCTCGTCTCGCTCGCGGCCCGGCTGGAGGCCGAGGGGCTGGGCGAGGTGCCCGTCGTCGTCGGCTACCTGGACCGCTCCGAGCACGCGCAGCCGCGCTACGGGCAGCCCGCCGGCGCCCCGCGCAACGCCGCCGCCGTGCTGCACCGCGGCGGGATCGCGCTGACCTACGCCAAGCACCACCTTCCCAACTACGGCGTCTTCGACGAGTTCCGCTACTTCGTGCCCGGCGAGACCCTGCCCGTCATCCGCGTGCACGGCATCGACGTGGCCCTCGCCATCTGCGAGGACCTCTGGCAGGACGGCGGCCGGGTCCCCGCCGCCCGCGCGGCCGGCGCCGGCCTGCTGCTCTCCATCAACGCCTCCCCGTACGAGCGGGAGAAGGACGACACCCGGCTGGAGCTGGTCCGCAAGCGCGCCCAGGAGGCCGGCTGCACCACCGCCTATCTGGCGATGATCGGCGGCCAGGACGACCTGGTGTTCGACGGCGACTCGATCGTGGTGGACGCCCGCGGCGAAGTGATCGTCCGCGCCCCGCAGTTCTCCGAGGGCTGCGTGCTGGTCGACCTCGACCTGCCCGCCGCCGGCGAGATCCCCTCGGGCACCGCCGGGGACGGGCTGCGGGTGGAGCACGTGGTCATCGGCGAGGAGCCGCTGCCGCCCTACGAGGCCGAACTGACCTCCGGCTACGCCGACCGTCTCGACGACGACGAGGAGGTCTACTCGGCCCTCGTCGTCGGCCTGCGCGCCTACGTCGCCAAGAACGGCTTCACCAGCGTCATCCTCGGACTCTCCGGCGGCATCGACTCCGCGCTCGTCGCCTCCATCGCCTGCGACGCCCTCGGCGCCGCCAACGTCCACGCCGTCTCGATGCCGTCCCGCTACTCCTCCGAGCACTCCAAGGGCGACGCGGCCGATCTGGCGGAGCGCACGGGGCTCAACTTCCGCACCGTCCCGATCGGCCCCATGTTCGACGCCTATATGGAGTCGCTGGGCCTCACCGGCCTCGCCGAGGAGAACCTCCAGGCCCGGCTGCGCGGCACCCTGCTGATGGCGCTCTCCAACCAGGAGGGCCACATCGTGCTGGCGCCCGGCAACAAGTCCGAGCTGGCCTGCGGCTACTCCACCCTCTACGGCGACTCCGTCGGCGCCTACGGCCCGATCAAGGACGTCTACAAGACCTCGGTGTTCCGCCTCGCGCGCTGGCGCAACCGGGCCGCCGAGGAGCGCGGCCAGACCCCGCCGATCCCGGAGAACTCGATCAGCAAGCCGCCCAGCGCCGAGCTGCGCCCCGGCCAGGTGGACACCGACTCGCTCCCGGACTACGACCTCCTCGACCGGATCCTGGAGCTCTACGTGGACCGGGACCAGGGCCGCGAGGAGATCGTCGCGGCCGGCTTCGACGCCGGGCTGGTCACCCGGGTGCTGCGGATGGTGGACGGGGCGGAGTACAAGCGGCGCCAGTACCCGCCGGGCACGAAGATCTCCGCCAAGGGCTTCGGCAAGGACCGGCGGCTGCCGATCACCAACCGCTGGCGGGAGGAGACGGGCTGAGCCGCGGCGGGCCGCCCAGCGCGGACCGCCCGGACCCGGGCCCGCGGCGGATCACCCGCCGGGAGCGCCACCGCGGCCCCCGCACCCGCCGCCCGGGCACGGGGGCCGCCGCCGTACGCGCTCCGCGGCGCTCCGCGGCGGCGGTGTCAGAAGTCCACGGAGGCCGCGACCGGCAGATGGTCGCTGGCCGTCCTCGGCAGCGACCAGGACGAGACCGGCTCCACCCCGCGCACCATGACCTGGTCGATCCGCGCCATCGGGAACGACGCGGGCCAGCTGAACCCGAAGCCGTCGCCCGCCGCACCCTGCGTGGACCGCATCTGCGAGGTGACCGGCGACAGCGCACGGTCGTTCATCGTGCCGTTCAGATCGCCCAGCAGGACCACCCGCTCCTGCGGCTCGTCCCGGATGGCGATGCCCAGGGCCTCCGCGCTGTTGTCCCGCTGCTCGGCGGTGAACCCGGCGTTCAGCTTCACCCGCACCGACGGCAGGTGCGCCACGTAGACGGCGACCGGCCCGTCCGGGGCGCCGACGGTACCGCGCATGGCCCGGGTCCAGCCCATCTCGATGTCGACGCCGCGGACGTCCGACAGCGGGTACTTGCTCCAGAGCCCGACCGTGCCCTCCACCTTGTGGTGCGGGTACTCCGCGGCCAGCCCCTCCTCGTACGCCGGCACCGCGGCCTGCTTGAGTTCCTGCAGCGCCACCACGTCGGCGCCGGAGCCGGCGATCTCCCGCGCGGTGCCCGCCGGATCGGGGTTGTCGGCGTTGACGTTGTGCGTGACGACCGTCAGGGCACCGCCGGAGCCGGCCTTGTCGGTGACGAGCCCGCCGAAGAGGTTGAGCCAGACGGCCAGCGGCAGCACCAGCGCGACCAGCGCCGTCGCCGAGCGGCGCAGCAGGCCCAGGACGAGCAGCACCGGCAGCGCCAGTCCCACCCAGGGCAGGAAGGTCTCCAGCAGGCTGCCCAGGTTGCCGACGCGGTTGGGCACCCGGGAGTGGAAGACCATCAGCAGCGCGATCAGCACGGAGCAGAGCGCCAGCAGGATGCCGCGCCGCCAGGTGCCCGGGCCGAACCGCGCGGCGGCCAGACGCCGGGCCCGGGAACCGGTCCGACCGGTGTCCGGGCCGCCGGGTCCCGACTCCGTCATGTACGCCTGCGCCATGTGCTGCCCTTCGTGCCTCGCCGCGCTGGTCCCCGCGTACGCACCCTAGGGGATCGCCCTTCCCTGCCCGCCGTGCGCGGCGGCCTTCCGCTACGGGGGACGTCCGGGGCACCGCGCGGGGTTCCGGACCGTACCGGTGCCCCCGCCGCTGTGACGGAAACAGGACATCCGGCGCCGGTCCGCGCCCTGCCCGCCGCGGGCGTCCCGGCGGGGGAGCCCCGGCCTTCGGGCCCGGCGGCGCGGGGGTGTGGGGCACGCCACTTTCCGGATCGCCCGGCCGGTGCCACCATGGGAGGTGATCCGGGGACGCCGTCAGGGCGCCTCGAGACGACAAGGAGCCGAAGCCATGACGCACGTTCCGCCTGCGCCTGCCCCGAAGCAGCCCGCGGCCGACAGCGGGAAGACGCTGTACGGAGGCACGGGAAACCGGCGTATCACCGTCCGCGACATCGCCGCCGCCAAGCAGCGCGGCGAGAAGTGGCCCATGCTCACCGCCTACGACGCCATGACGGCCTCCGTGTTCGACGAGTCCGGCATCCCCGTCATGCTCGTCGGCGACTCGATGGGCAACTGCCACCTCGGCTACGAGTCCACCGTGCCGGTGACCATGGACGAGATCACCCTGCTCTCCGCCGCCGTCGTCCGCGGCACCAGGCGGGCGCTGATCGTCGGCGACCTGCCGTTCGGCTCCTACCAGGAGGGCGCCGTCCAGGCGCTGCGCAGCGCGACCCGGCTGGTCAAGGAGGCCGGCGTGGGCGCGGTGAAGCTGGAGGGCGGCGAGCGCTCGGCCGACCAGATCGAACTGCTGGTCCAGTCCGGCATCCCCGTCATGGCGCACATCGGCCTCACCCCGCAGTCCGTCAACGCCTACGGCGGCTACCCGGTCCAGGGCCGCGGCGAGGAGGCGGCGCAGCAGCTCCTGCGCGACGCCAAGGCGGTGCAGAACGCGGGCGCCTTCGCGGTCGTCCTCGAACTGGTGCCGGCCGAACTCGCCGCCGAGGTCACCCGCTCCCTGCACATCCCCACCGTCGGCATCGGGGCCGGCGCCGAGTGCGACGCGCAGGTCCTGGTGTGGACGGACATGGCCGGCATGACGTCCGGCCGGGTCCCGCGGTTCGTCAAGCAGTACGCGCAGCTGCGCGAGGCGCTGGGCGGCGCGGCCAGGGCGTTCGCCGAGGACGTCGTCGGCGGCGCGTACCCGGCGGCGGAGCACAGCTTCCACTGATCCCCGTCCCCCGGGAGCTCTCCGGCTTCCCGGGCTCGCGGGAGCGCCCGCCGGGACGCCGTCCCGGTACGCCCCGTACCGCCTCACCCCCGAGCCACCATGAGGCCGGCAGCCCGCCGACATCCCCCATCGGCGGGCTGCCGGTGTGCCCGGGGCCGGGGCCGGCACCCGCCGCACGGCCCCGGGCCGGGGGAGGCGCCGGACGCTCTCCGCCGGACGCGGGGGCCGGTCTCACCGGGCTGTCCTGAGGTGCGGTGAGACCGCGAAACCCCCTGGTAATCCCCGGTTGCGATACTGGTGTTCGAGCCGTCGCGCAGGAGACGCGCAGGAGACTCGTGAAACGGTATCCGACCTGCGAGGATGGCTCGAGTGACGCCTCCATCCGGCAACGGGACGGCCCTTCCGCCCCGCTCCGCGGAGCCGTACGGCGGCCGGGCCCCGACCGCTGCCCGAGGGCGGGGCCGCGGGGTACTACGCTGCTCGTGGCTCCCAGGGCGGAGGACGCGTTCCCTCCCGGCCTCCCACGGCCGGGAATCCCCACGCAAGGAGAGAGATGGACAAGCAGCAGGAGTTCGTGCTCCGTACGCTGGAGGAGCGCGACATCCGATTCGTGCGGCTGTGGTTCACCGACGTGCTCGGATTTCTGAAGTCCGTCGCCGTCGCGCCCGCCGAGCTTGAGCAGGCGTTCGACGAGGGCATCGGCTTCGACGGCTCCGCCATCGAGGGCTTCGCCCGGGTGTACGAGTCCGACATGATCGCCAAGCCCGATCCGTCGACCTTCCAGATCCTGCCCTGGCGCGCCGAGGCCCCCGGCACCGCCCGTATGTTCTGCGACATCCTGATGCCGGACGGCTCCCCCTCCTTCGCCGACCCGCGCTACGTCCTCAAGCGCATCCTCGCCAAGACCTCGGACCTGGGCTTCACCTTCTACACGCACCCCGAGATCGAGTTCTACCTGCTGAAGAACAAGCCGGTGGACGGCACCCGCCCCGTCCCCGCCGACAGCTCCGGCTACTTCGACCACACCCCGCAGAACGTCGGCATGGACTTCCGCCGCCAGGCCATCACCATGCTCGAATCCATGGGCATCTCGGTGGAGTTCTCCCACCACGAGGGCGCCCCCGGCCAGCAGGAGATCGACCTCCGCTACGCCGACGCGCTCTCCACCGCCGACAACATCATGACCTTCCGGCTGATCATGAAGCAGGTGGCGCTGGAACAGGGCGTCCAGGCCACCTTCATGCCCAAGCCGTTCTCGGAGTACCCGGGCTCCGGCATGCACACCCACCTCTCCCTCTTCGAGGGCGACCGCAACGCCTTCCACGAGTCCGGTGCCGAGTACCAGCTCTCCAAGGTGGGCCGGTCCTTCATCGCGGGCCTGCTCAAGCACTCCGCGGAGATCTCCGCCGTCACCAACCAGTGGGTCAACTCCTACAAGCGCATCTGGGGCGGCTCGCAGCGCACGGCCGGCGCGGGCGGCGAGGCCCCCTCGTACATCTGCTGGGGCCACAACAACCGCTCGGCGCTCATCCGGGTCCCGATGTACAAGCCGGGCAAGACCGGCTCCACCCGCGTCGAGGTCCGTTCCATCGACTCCGGCGCCAACCCGTACCTCACCTACGCCGTACTGCTGGCGGCGGGCCTCAAGGGCATCGAGGAGGGCCACGAACTCCCGGCCGGCGCCGAGGACGACGTCTGGGCGCTCTCCGACTCCGAGCGCCGCGCCATGGGCATCGAACCGCTGCCACAGAACCTCGGCGAGGCCATCGACCTGATGCAGCGGAGCGAACTCGTGGCGGAGACCCTCGGCGAGCACGTCTTCGACTTCTTCCTGCGCAACAAGAAGCAGGAGTGGGAGGAGTACCGCAGCGAGGTCACGGCCTTCGAACTGCGCAAGATGCTGCCGGTGCTGTAAGCAACGGCCGCGTGACGCGGCCCCGCCGCGTGCGGCGGTTCCGGGCCGGCGGTGTCGAACCGTCGGCCCGGAGCCGTTCCACGTTCCCCGTTCTTTCGTTGTGCGGAGGCCCCGGTGCCGTGGCGACGGGCCCGGGCCGGCAGTTACCCCCGTGAGCTGCCGGCCCAGCGCTGCCGCGTGGCGCCCGGTCAGGCGAACCGTGCCGCTTCCGGTGGCGGCTGTGCCGGGAAGCGGACGACGGGTTCGCCGGACCGGCCCGCCAGGGCACGGGCGCCTTGGTGCGCGCGCCACAAGTGCCCGCACGCCAGGAGGGCGGCGAGCGCCCCGTACACGATGAAGACGGTTGTCCGGACCACTGCCGGTCCGGGCGGCACGGCAGCCGCGACGGCTGCCACGACGAGGGCGACCAGACCGAGCCCCGGACCGGTCCGGAGCGCCCCCCTGGCGCCCCGGATCGGCCCGGCGACGCCGGTCCGGTCGTCCCCGCCACTGGCGCCGTTCCCGCCGTCGTCGTTCTCCGTACCGCCCGCCTGCGCGGATTCCTCGTCATCGAGCTGCTGTTCGACGCGGTCGAGCAGTGCGTCCCAGGCACGGGGCGTCATCTCCCGGTAGAGCTCCAGCAGCCGGTCCTGACTCCTCTCCACCTGTCCGTGGAGAAGACCGCGGATGTCTGACATGTCGATACCTCTACCTCCTCGATCTGTGAGCGGGTTCCGGGCCCGGATCGCTCCGGGCGTCCCCCCGCGTGCTCCGTACGGCCGCTAGGACCCAACCTGGGATCACGGGCCGCCGTTGCCGGCAGGCCCGTCCGGCCCGTGATCCCGAGAAGAGCGCTAGTCACTGAATCCGAGCTCGTCGTGGATGGTCTGCCGGTGGGGGGGGCGAGGTGGGCGCGGATCCTGTCGGTGCGGCGCTTCACCGTCTTGCGGTCGATGCGGAGGGCCCGGCCGATCTCGGTCTGGCCGAGGCCGACGACGATCCACAGGTGGGCGACCTCGCGCAGACCGCCCTTCTCCGGGAGGGCCTTCTCCAGTACCGATTCCACGGCCCGGATACGGAGGTACTCGTCGGTCTCCGGGTCGGTGTGCGCGCTCTCGGGGAGGGTGTCCGAGGGGAAGGAGCGGTCCCGGTCGTACGCCCGGCAGGCGTCGGCGATGACGCCGAGCGTCACGGTCGTGGCGAAGGCCCGGCCGCCGTCGCCGCGGTCGATCTCGAACTCCGGGTCCGACCAGCGGCGGACCAGCCGCAGCACGGCCTCCTGGAGCAGGTCCTCCCGGACCCGGCCCATCCCCTTGCCGAGGATCAGCCGCTCCATGTGCGGCCGCAACCGCTGGATCTCGGCGACCTTCTCCCCGGTGAGCCTCCGGCGCGGAGCGGGGACGCCATCCCGCCGGTCGTCCGGCTGCGGCACCTTCGAGCGGGGGGACGGGGACGACGGCTCGCCGCCGTCGTCCCTCCCGCACGTCATTGGTGCGTTGCTCATGGGTGTTCCCTTCCTGCTGTCGTGGAGGTGCTCCCGCGGCGCCTCTCGGTGGTTATGCCGACAGGGAAGCCCGAGACGGGGCGGCCGGGTCTCGTAACTTTCCGTTGCTGCGGGGAGGTTGCCGCCGGGGGAGACGGTTCCGGGGCCGGCGCGGTGTCCGCAGGCCGGCCCCTGAGGCAGCGGACCGGGCTGGTCAGCGCAGGGCCTGGAGGAGAAAGGCGCCGGCGCCGATACCGACCAGCAGCGCCACCCCGAACGTCAGTTCGAGCCAGGCCAGGTATGTCACCAGGGCAGCGATGAGCAGGATCAGCAGAACGAAGGAGACCTTCGCGAGCGACGGATCGGAGTTCATCTACGTCTCCTCTTCGGTGGGGCGGGCGGCGCCCACGGGGACCGCGGCGACGCCGGTTCGCTCTCCTGTGCCGACCGGGCGGTGCCGGTCCGCGGCACGGGAGGCCCGGAAGTGATGCGCGTCACCCGCCCGGTGTGCGCGGTGAGGTGGCGTGCTCCGGGCGGCCGCCGCCGGACGGCGCAGCCGTTTCCCGGCGGTGCGGCAACCGGCCGTCAGCCGTCACCCGGTGATCGCTCGCAGGC from the Streptomyces xinghaiensis S187 genome contains:
- the map gene encoding type I methionyl aminopeptidase, producing the protein MSGQSLLVPGTLSPRRSVPASIPRPEYVGRDAPTPYTGSEVQDAETIERMRIAGRIAARAMEEAARHIAPGVTTDELDRVAHEYMCDHGAYPSTLGYRGYPKSLCASVNEVICHGIPDSTVLRDGDIVNLDVTAYIGGVHGDNNATYLCGDVDEESRLLVERTREALNRAVKAVRPGRQINVVGRVIESYAKRFGYGVVRDFTGHGINSSFHSGLIVPHYDSPHATTVIKPGMTFTIEPMLTLGTHEYDMWEDGWTVVTKDRKRTAQFEHTLVVTESGAEILTLP
- the npdG gene encoding NADPH-dependent F420 reductase; this translates as MNSTDAAQKAPAKDPWELPDVSGLVVGVLGGTGDQGRGLAYRLARAGQKVIIGSRAAERAETVARELGHGVEGAANAECARRSDIVIVAVPWDGHAATLTALRDDLAGKLVVDCVNPLGFDKKGAYALKPEEGSAAEQAAALLPESRVTAAFHHLSAVLLQDPAVEKIDTDVMVLGEVRADCETVQALAARIPGMRGVFAGRLRNAHQVESLVANLISVNRRYKAHAGLRITDV
- a CDS encoding site-2 protease family protein, with amino-acid sequence MNTPAVPRHNRVSPVFLALAAVMAASGWAMWVQGELPVSAGLLVFLFVLSGWIVSLSLHEYAHARTALHSGDISVGAKGYLTLNPLKYSHALLSIVLPILFLIAGGIGLPGGAVFIERGRIPGRLRHSLISAAGPLTNVIFAVVLTAPFWLNALSGVPLAFRCALAFLALLQVTAAILNSLPVPGLDGYGVIEPWLSRGARRQLDQIAPFGLLLVFALLWVPEVNRVFFGGVDALLAALGVSEFETALGLEWFRFWQGEPDSGWFRYEDLAPLL
- a CDS encoding NAD+ synthase; the encoded protein is MPQLRLALNQIDSTVGDLAGNAESVLNWTRHSVEQGAHLVAFPEMALTGYPVEDLALRRSFVEASRAALVSLAARLEAEGLGEVPVVVGYLDRSEHAQPRYGQPAGAPRNAAAVLHRGGIALTYAKHHLPNYGVFDEFRYFVPGETLPVIRVHGIDVALAICEDLWQDGGRVPAARAAGAGLLLSINASPYEREKDDTRLELVRKRAQEAGCTTAYLAMIGGQDDLVFDGDSIVVDARGEVIVRAPQFSEGCVLVDLDLPAAGEIPSGTAGDGLRVEHVVIGEEPLPPYEAELTSGYADRLDDDEEVYSALVVGLRAYVAKNGFTSVILGLSGGIDSALVASIACDALGAANVHAVSMPSRYSSEHSKGDAADLAERTGLNFRTVPIGPMFDAYMESLGLTGLAEENLQARLRGTLLMALSNQEGHIVLAPGNKSELACGYSTLYGDSVGAYGPIKDVYKTSVFRLARWRNRAAEERGQTPPIPENSISKPPSAELRPGQVDTDSLPDYDLLDRILELYVDRDQGREEIVAAGFDAGLVTRVLRMVDGAEYKRRQYPPGTKISAKGFGKDRRLPITNRWREETG
- a CDS encoding endonuclease/exonuclease/phosphatase family protein, which codes for MAQAYMTESGPGGPDTGRTGSRARRLAAARFGPGTWRRGILLALCSVLIALLMVFHSRVPNRVGNLGSLLETFLPWVGLALPVLLVLGLLRRSATALVALVLPLAVWLNLFGGLVTDKAGSGGALTVVTHNVNADNPDPAGTAREIAGSGADVVALQELKQAAVPAYEEGLAAEYPHHKVEGTVGLWSKYPLSDVRGVDIEMGWTRAMRGTVGAPDGPVAVYVAHLPSVRVKLNAGFTAEQRDNSAEALGIAIRDEPQERVVLLGDLNGTMNDRALSPVTSQMRSTQGAAGDGFGFSWPASFPMARIDQVMVRGVEPVSSWSLPRTASDHLPVAASVDF
- the panB gene encoding 3-methyl-2-oxobutanoate hydroxymethyltransferase is translated as MTHVPPAPAPKQPAADSGKTLYGGTGNRRITVRDIAAAKQRGEKWPMLTAYDAMTASVFDESGIPVMLVGDSMGNCHLGYESTVPVTMDEITLLSAAVVRGTRRALIVGDLPFGSYQEGAVQALRSATRLVKEAGVGAVKLEGGERSADQIELLVQSGIPVMAHIGLTPQSVNAYGGYPVQGRGEEAAQQLLRDAKAVQNAGAFAVVLELVPAELAAEVTRSLHIPTVGIGAGAECDAQVLVWTDMAGMTSGRVPRFVKQYAQLREALGGAARAFAEDVVGGAYPAAEHSFH
- the glnA gene encoding type I glutamate--ammonia ligase; this encodes MDKQQEFVLRTLEERDIRFVRLWFTDVLGFLKSVAVAPAELEQAFDEGIGFDGSAIEGFARVYESDMIAKPDPSTFQILPWRAEAPGTARMFCDILMPDGSPSFADPRYVLKRILAKTSDLGFTFYTHPEIEFYLLKNKPVDGTRPVPADSSGYFDHTPQNVGMDFRRQAITMLESMGISVEFSHHEGAPGQQEIDLRYADALSTADNIMTFRLIMKQVALEQGVQATFMPKPFSEYPGSGMHTHLSLFEGDRNAFHESGAEYQLSKVGRSFIAGLLKHSAEISAVTNQWVNSYKRIWGGSQRTAGAGGEAPSYICWGHNNRSALIRVPMYKPGKTGSTRVEVRSIDSGANPYLTYAVLLAAGLKGIEEGHELPAGAEDDVWALSDSERRAMGIEPLPQNLGEAIDLMQRSELVAETLGEHVFDFFLRNKKQEWEEYRSEVTAFELRKMLPVL
- a CDS encoding sigma-70 family RNA polymerase sigma factor — encoded protein: MSNAPMTCGRDDGGEPSSPSPRSKVPQPDDRRDGVPAPRRRLTGEKVAEIQRLRPHMERLILGKGMGRVREDLLQEAVLRLVRRWSDPEFEIDRGDGGRAFATTVTLGVIADACRAYDRDRSFPSDTLPESAHTDPETDEYLRIRAVESVLEKALPEKGGLREVAHLWIVVGLGQTEIGRALRIDRKTVKRRTDRIRAHLAPPTGRPSTTSSDSVTSALLGITGRTGLPATAARDPRLGPSGRTEHAGGRPERSGPGTRSQIEEVEVSTCQTSAVFSTDRWRGVRTGCWSSTGR